Within the Cherax quadricarinatus isolate ZL_2023a chromosome 75, ASM3850222v1, whole genome shotgun sequence genome, the region gaaaagaaatatctttaccaacatggcgtaggagtgccttgccaatactatggtcagaaagataggcagtagaggaagttggtcgtaaagtgaagaatttagtccactgttcagtctgaaactgagcgtggaaaggtagtgaaggacgtgtcgatcgtttctgagaagaacgaggtggagaagtatcatcagcaggtaattgtcgttggcgtttaggcgtgggaccagagttggtccgacgtggaacgggtcggcgatttgaaaattgccgcaccgtagagggagaggccggaagcatagtcagaggagagcgaaggtccgataaatcgaaggagtcagtcgaggcctcagtacctgaagcgggtgaggaaacagcaccggcaataggtacagaggcatgaggaatgtctgaagagtggtccaaagatgaggcggggtcagaacggggtgcggtatcaagaaggggcccgggggtaccaggttcatggactagggctgccatggttaggttacttctttctttttgtttttaagaaaaaaaaagaaagaagaaaagaaaataaaaataaaaaaaagaaaaaaaaaggggggaccggggagggataggtcctaggaggaatgaaagggccagaaatctccctccgcgcccaagaggacctcagcaccgcaagtagcgcagatgcagcatggaacccgtgccataccctacccatcatgctagtaaactaacaatccgggatagcaacctcacatctgccgagctacctcggtggacaaaagagagggcggccggatatccaccacaaagcatacctccttcggccaccacccccggaatccgaaaggtggcttccagagatacactcgtcgcccgaaagacacccaaagctactccgggataccggagagggatcgggacatccccaggcgatccagattccatggcaaactacgccaccgctaagaacctcaacggaatgggatggaccccggtatcctttcccctacctaggaactagcgtgcctgtgggagaaatcccaaaggacaaaaagaggaagggcaaaagggaggggtggggagggggaggaggaaaggaaaaaggggaggatggggaggatgggataggggaggggagattggggggtaattaggttcggtctgaggaagaagaccgataggtctaattcctcagaccaagagcctcttcaccacgccaaggagccccccttgaagagtgtggatagaaacattgggcatgtttctttacactggttgtctatgttcacccatcagtaagatGGGTACCTagaagttagtggactggtgtgggttgcatcctgggccaaggccctaatttgtgggaaatgctcagcgtaacaagaggctttctatatagtagaatgtcactgatgccagctaggcctgtataccttgtacatgtacttgtagtaagcaaatatattattattattattattattattagtaacatATTTCACTCTCAACACTGTTATGGTAAATTCATTTTATATATTCTGATGAGTTTATAACTAAAATATTACTTTAACATTCAACACTAACATATTTTATCTCCTGCATGTACtttcatatgtgtcacaagattgcctttttgactaaaacatttcaaacactgtgaacattgatatggtttatctcctgcaTGTACTTTCATATGTTTCACAAGATTGCCTTTTTGACTAAAACATTTCAAACACtgtgaacattgatatggtttatctcctgcaTGTACtttcatatgtgtcacaagattgCCTTTTTGACTAAAACATTTCAAACACTCCGAACATTGATATggcttatctcctgtatgtactttcatatgtgtcacaagattgcttttttgactaaaacatttcaaacactctgaacattgatatggtttatctcctgaaTGCACtttcatatgtgtcacaagactgtgtttcacactaaaacatttcagacactctgaacattgatatggtttgtctcctgtatgtattttcacatgtgtcacaagactgcgtttcacactaaaacatttcagacactctgaacattgatatggtttatctcctgtatgtattttCACATGTGTCTCAAGATTGCGTTtcacactaaaacatttcagacactctgaacattgatatggtttatctcctgtatgtactctcatatgtgtaaCAAAATTGCTTTTATCAGTAAaatatttcagacactctgaacactgatatggtttatctcctatATGTATTTTCACATGTGTCACAAGACTGCGTTtcacactaaaacatttcagacactctgaacattgatatggtttatctcctgtatgtactctcatatgtgtcacaagattgCTTTTAtcagtaaaacatttcagacactctgaacaatgatatggtttatctcctgtatgtactctcatatgtgtcacaagattgcatttttgactaaaacatttcaaacactctgaacattgatatggtttatctcctgtatgtactctcatatgtgtcacaagatggcctttttgactaaaacatttcagacactctgaacattgatatggtgtACGTTCTTTatgtttttccatattttttaaaCAATGGTAtttcatttaaaatattttagtcATACAACATTGGTATAGTTAATCTTCCTTATGTACTCACATGTCTATTTCAAGATAGTTTTTTCAACTA harbors:
- the LOC128691952 gene encoding gastrula zinc finger protein XlCGF57.1-like; amino-acid sequence: MKYHCLKNMEKHKERTPYQCSECLKCFSQKGHLVTHMRVHTGDKPYQCSECLKCFSQKCNLVTHMRVHTGDKPYHCSECLKCFTDKSNLVTHMRVHTGDKPYQCSECLKCFSVKRSLVTHVKIHIGDKPYQCSECLKYFTDKSNFVTHMRVHTGDKPYQCSECLKCFSVKRNLETHVKIHTGDKPYQCSECLKCFSVKRSLVTHVKIHTGDKPYQCSECLKCFSVKHSLVTHMKVHSGDKPYQCSECLKCFSQKSNLVTHMKVHTGDKPYQCSECLKCFSQKGNLVTHMKVHAGDKPYQCSQCLKCFSQKGNLVKHMKVHAGDKPYQCSQCLKCFSQKGNLVTHMKVHAGDKIC